The region ATCAAGAAAAAGAAGGGATGTAAAACAATTTCAACTCAAGAATTCTTTAAAAAGCTCGATAAAGATGGAGATGGAAGTTTGGATTTCGATGAATTTATCGCGGTTCATTATTTATGCTCGAGCGAAAGAATTTATTTCTGCGACGAGTGTAAGGAGTTTTTATACGGAGTTTACTTCACTTGTGTTCAATGTTTTAATGGAAGTTCTGGTAATAGTTATGATCTTTGCTGTTCTTGTTATCGGgagaaaaatattaatcatCATAAGGATGCTTTGTTTCTTGATAATTATACACTTTTGCAAGCTAAAAGACAACAGCAGCTCAAGGGATCTGCAGGCCAGGTGAATTTACGATAAGGATTTgtattttggttcggttataGTTAAGagtttaaatatttgattaacTGAATGATCAAATAACCgagtaatttttattgtttatatttttatcaatttaactaaaataaccGATTACTTCGATCAATttagttttatgttttaaagattttgatCGATTTGATCGGTTTAGTTAAAGAGATATATGATTTAATTAGTTCGAATTTGGTTATTTGGTTGGTTCCTAATCAAACCAGCCGTTTTTTCATCCCTACACGATAGAACTGTAATATATTATATCAATTTAggtaataaaatattaatataatttttttttaaaatagagataaatTAAGCAGACACATTTGTTATAAGAGTTAATTAGACAAAATACTACAATATGTAAACTTAATTAGATAATTACAGTGCTAtctttcttttttgataattacaatttgttcttttttaatttcatttttaagctttctattttagacaaatacctttatctcttcatcttcttcttttgttCTCAGCCAAACCTAATTTCTTCACCATCTCATTCtaattttccttatttttatCTACAGCCACCCAAATCTATCTTTTCCAACTCAACCTCCTTCTTTCGCCGGTGATTCTTCTCGGCCGCAAGTCCACTTCTGCTGTTGCTACTGCG is a window of Mercurialis annua linkage group LG2, ddMerAnnu1.2, whole genome shotgun sequence DNA encoding:
- the LOC130014565 gene encoding uncharacterized protein LOC130014565 — protein: MEEISETAKAYYANLSEKHKRLASDFFKEMDTDGDGKITFEEYEQHIKKKKGCKTISTQEFFKKLDKDGDGSLDFDEFIAVHYLCSSERIYFCDECKEFLYGVYFTCVQCFNGSSGNSYDLCCSCYREKNINHHKDALFLDNYTLLQAKRQQQLKGSAGQGTRGVSETIELANAGIQTTSNVFSLCSQM